From Debaryomyces hansenii CBS767 chromosome C complete sequence, a single genomic window includes:
- a CDS encoding DEHA2C07832p (similar to uniprot|P53388 Saccharomyces cerevisiae YPL265w DIP5 dicarboxylic amino acid permease) has translation MIDTEKNAGSEVTSVLSRHTDEYNLSIARSNPTSQFTDHGHQLKKGLDARHVTMIAIGGALGTGLLIGTGSALRTAGPASILIAYSAIGMVVYMVMCGLGEVATFVPLADGFTGYCNRYVDPALGFACGYVYLIKYLILPANQLVAGSLTVQYWISKDTVNPGVWITILLVVIVAVNVLGVRFFGEIEFWLSSIKVVTCLGLIILLLVIALGGGPTHDRLGFRYWKDPGAFIHYVNEDKNLNITGDKGRFVAFIAVLVSAVFAYTGTELCGITFAECARPRKAIPNAIKMTLYRIVLFYILSILFLGMCVAANDPLLMSASGSNASASPFVIAIKNAKIPGLDHVINACILLFVLSAANSDMYICSRTIYGLSVAGYAPKFFSKTNKMGVPYFGVMLSFLFCLLAFMAVSSSSQEVFTYFVNVVSITGLITWACILVIHIRFMKACKAQGLNRKKDLAYRSPLQPYGSYVALFVCVLVIFIKNFTAFLGDSFTYKEFITGYIALPVFVIMYIGFKLYHRTKTIKPEEVDLDTYRDVVDTEEQQFADAAAEKEALRQAQGNPKDKEWYYDTFIGWLF, from the coding sequence ATGATTGATACAGAGAAAAATGCAGGAAGTGAAGTAACATCAGTGTTATCAAGACATACAGACGAGTACAACTTGCTGATTGCTCGTTCCAATCCAACATCTCAATTTACTGATCATGGGCACCAATTAAAGAAAGGGCTTGATGCCAGACACGTTACCATGATTGCTATTGGTGGTGCTTTGGGTACAGGTTTATTAATTGGTACGGGTTCAGCTTTAAGGACTGCGGGGCCAGCATCGATTCTTATTGCGTATAGTGCAATTGGGATGGTTGTGTATATGGTTATGTGCGGATTGGGTGAAGTCGCAACTTTTGTTCCATTAGCAGATGGGTTTACTGGTTATTGTAATAGATATGTCGATCCAGCGTTGGGATTTGCTTGTGGATACGTCtatttaatcaaatatttgattttaccAGCTAATCAATTGGTGGCTGGGTCGTTAACTGTTCAATATTGGATATCAAAGGATACAGTAAACCCTGGTGTATGGATTACAATTTTGTTAGTTGTTATTGTGGCCGTTAATGTTTTGGGAGTCAGATTCTTCGGTGAAATCGAATTTTGGTTGTCAAGTATCAAGGTGGTAACATGTCTTGGTTTAATTATACTTTTGTTAGTCATTGCATTAGGAGGAGGCCCAACACATGACAGATTAGGTTTCAGATACTGGAAAGACCCTGGTGCTTTCATACACTACGTGAACGAAGACAAAAACTTAAATATCACTGGGGATAAGGGTAGATTTGTTGCTTTTATTGCTGTGCTTGTTTCTGCGGTTTTTGCGTACACAGGTACCGAATTGTGTGGTATTACCTTTGCTGAGTGTGCCAGACCTAGAAAGGCTATTCCAAATGCTATCAAAATGACTCTTTACCGTATTGTTCTTTTCTATATTTTGTCAATCTTGTTCTTGGGAATGTGTGTTGCTGCTAATGATCCATTATTAATGTCTGCTAGTGGTTCAAATGCAAGTGCCTCCCCATTCGTTATTGCCATTAAGAACGCCAAAATTCCCGGTTTAGATCATGTTATCAATGCTTGTATCTTGTTATTTGTTTTATCTGCCGCTAACTCGGATATGTACATTTGTTCCCGTACTATTTATGGGTTATCTGTTGCTGGTTATGCACCTAAATTCTTTTCGAAGACAAATAAAATGGGTGTTCCTTATTTTGGTGTTATGTTGAGTTTCTTATTCTGTTTGCTTGCATTTATGGCGgtgtcttcttcttcacaGGAAGTCTTCACTTACTTCGTCAACGTGGTCAGTATTACTGGTTTAATCACTTGGGCATGTATCTTAGTTATTCACATCCGTTTTATGAAAGCATGTAAAGCACAGGGTTTGAATAGAAAGAAGGATTTAGCATACAGATCACCATTACAACCTTATGGTTCATACGTCGCATTATTCGTTTGCGTTCTtgttattttcatcaaaaattttacTGCGTTTTTGGGTGATTCTTTCACATACAAGGAGTTTATAACTGGTTATATTGCATTACCGGTCTTTGTTATTATGTATATTGGTTTCAAATTATACCATCGCACCAAGACCATCAAGCCTGAGGAAGTTGATTTAGATACTTATAGAGACGTCGTTGACACAGAGGAACAACAATTCGCGGACGCAGCAGCAGAGAAGGAAGCTTTAAGACAAGCTCAAGGTAATCCAAAGGATAAGGAATGGTACTACGATACTTTCATTGGCTGGTTGTTctaa
- a CDS encoding DEHA2C07876p (similar to uniprot|P53255 Saccharomyces cerevisiae YGR093w), with protein MSNKHKFLVLNPSPEGLDKVIEKANLQNQKIGPFEAILLLGDVLPAGSSRPSNEIQQSAFFTQGVNGISENVPIGDTESRLVDVKSNLTYMKAPFTKFKLASGLTIAYLAGTEITEEIQQNIEKEIGAGKIDILVTYNWPYAIAKQRKLLLVANNKIDSLVKKIKPRYHFAVGNERGRYLENEPFKWDDETITRFISLGQEGSGEKWFYAFEIANDLTQVSPAQLAENPFTIKIEDTPEPTKRPIEDVDKDIAPIKKARVVTPDQCFFCLSNPKVETHMIISIGSYTYMTVAKGPLTRPSKNLPFSGHAIIIPIEHMATLRNTTDNVIESPIYQEIIKYQDSLVKAFAISKPFLKLVFFEINRKTNVHQHVQFLPVGENLIEAFPKALEEKSKLNNENFERNQKLNFEEFKDTNDPKLLEILNNSDYIVFTICHNESDKTVYIAQLNEESKAIDLQFPRRVLAYTLKCPKRTYWDKCQQSKYKETQECEEFKNFYKEYDFTK; from the coding sequence ATGTCGAATAAACACAaatttttggtattaaATCCTTCACCTGAAGGATTGGATAAGGTGATAGAGAAAGCCAATTTACAGAATCAAAAGATTGGACCGTTCGAAGCGATATTGTTATTAGGAGATGTCTTACCGGCAGGCTCAAGTAGACCAAGCAATGAGATTCAACAGAGTGCATTTTTCACGCAGGGGGTCAATGGTATCAGTGAAAATGTTCCGATAGGGGATACAGAAAGTAGACTAGTAGATGTTAAGTCGAATTTGACGTATATGAAGGCTCCATTCACCAAATTCAAACTTGCATCGGGGTTGACGATCGCTTATTTAGCAGGAACAGAAATAACCGAAGAAATCCAGCAGAATATAGAAAAAGAGATAGGAGCGGGTAAGATCGATATTTTGGTAACGTACAACTGGCCTTATGCTATTGCAAAGCAGCGCAAATTGTTGTTAGTTGCTAACAATAAGATCGATTCTCTTGTTAAGAAAATCAAGCCCAGATATCACTTTGCAGTGGGAAACGAGCGAGGAAGATATCTTGAAAACGAACCATTTAAGTGGGATGATGAAACCATCACCAGGTTTATCAGTTTGGGTCAAGAAGGAAGCGGGGAAAAATGGTTTTATGCGTTTGAAATAGCTAATGATTTGACGCAAGTGTCACCGGCACAATTGGCGGAAAATCCGTTCACCATCAAGATTGAAGATACACCTGAGCCTACTAAGAGGCCTATAGAAGATGTGGATAAGGATATCGCACCCATAAAGAAGGCCAGGGTAGTCACTCCTGATCAATGTTTCTTTTGTTTGTCAAATCCAAAGGTTGAGACGCATATGATTATATCCATTGGTTCATATACCTACATGACAGTTGCAAAGGGACCTCTAACTAGACCATCTAAAAACTTACCATTTTCAGGACATGCAATCATTATCCCAATAGAACATATGGCGACATTAAGAAATACGACTGATAATGTTATTGAGTCTCCAATATACcaagaaataatcaaatatcAAGATTCATTAGTGAAGGCATTTGCGATCTCAAAACCCTTTTTAAAGCTTGTCTTTTTCGAAATCAACCGTAAGACCAATGTACATCAACATGTACAGTTTTTACCAGTGGgtgaaaatttaatagaaGCCTTTCCCAAGGCATTGGAAGAGAAGAGTAAactaaataatgaaaattttgaaagaaacCAGAAGctaaattttgaagaatttaaagataCCAACGACCCGAAGCTATTGGAAATACTAAATAATTCGGATTATATCGTATTCACTATATGTCATAATGAATCTGATAAAACTGTTTATATTGCTCAACTCAACGAGGAATCTAAAGCCATTGATCTACAATTTCCCAGAAGAGTTCTCGCATATACTTTGAAATGCCCAAAAAGAACATACTGGGATAAATGTCAGCAATCGaaatataaagaaacaCAAGAAtgtgaagaatttaaaaatttttacAAAGAATACGATTTTACTAAATAG
- a CDS encoding DEHA2C07854p (similar to uniprot|Q12529 Saccharomyces cerevisiae YPL165c SET6), whose translation MKPTIDEINTDINSPWFEVRNTTTGRGCISKCEIPKDTIIHISKALSSAISRPFKKEVCSSCFKFSGGQTLKFRMGVQLSLYFCSEQCLSAFTEEDIDQIYLDTLLNIENYYNNGLKKSDEPELALNEEEFDQQIIDEWKKVNEWEEKIDKMKASKRLNSIPKIGESEYIETKYIVGILFQMYKGKHKELKYFGSLQSNEFDKLKKYPQLLQSYTNIYKFVKLTAHTQLQPLITSELVRTILGTNLTNAFGIWSQPINDAEEKDYFGFAIYPSASFFNHSCDPNLVKTREGDTLYFRALKDIDPNTELFISYGNYSNENVQIRQEQLKEWFFNCLCTKCITELGMKLECK comes from the coding sequence ATGAAGCCAACTATTGACGAAATAAACACGGATATAAATTCTCCGTGGTTTGAAGTACGCAACACTACAACTGGAAGAGGATGTATTTCGAAATGTGAGATCCCAAAAGATACAATAATACATATAAGTAAAGCCTTAAGTTCAGCTATTTCACGTCCATTTAAGAAAGAAGTTTGTTCGTCATGCTTCAAATTTAGTGGAGGACAAACTCTCAAGTTCAGGATGGGTGTCCAACTCCTGTTATATTTTTGCTCGGAACAATGTTTGTCTGCATTTACTGAGGAGGACATCgatcaaatttatcttgATACtcttttaaatattgaaaattattacaatAATGGATTAAAAAAGTCAGACGAACCTGAATTAGCATTaaacgaagaagaatttgatcAACAAATCATAGACGAATGGAAAAAAGTAAATGAATGGGAAGAGAAGATCGATAAAATGAAGGCATCAAAACGATTGAATAGTATTCCAAAGATTGGCGAATCGGAATATATAGAGACCAAATATATTGTTGGAATACTATTCCAAATGTATAAAGGTAAGcataaagaattaaaatattttggaagTTTACAATCCAACGAGTTTGATAAGTTAAAGAAATATCCTCAATTATTACAAtcatatactaatatatataagttTGTGAAGCTTACAGCACATACCCAACTTCAACCTTTAATAACAAGTGAATTGGTAAGGACAATTCTTGGTACCAATCTCACAAATGCATTTGGGATTTGGTCACAACCCATTAATGATGCAGAAGAGAAAGattattttggttttgcCATTTATCCATCTGCATCCTTTTTTAACCATTCCTGTGATCCAAACTTAGTTAAGACGCGTGAAGGGGATACTCTATATTTCAGAGCAttaaaagatattgatCCAAACACAGAATTGTTCATAAGTTATGGGAATTACTCAAATGAAAATGTCCAGATAAGAcaagaacaattaaaagaatggttttttaattgtttgTGTACAAAATGTATCACTGAGCTTGGAATGAAGCTTGAATGTAAATAA